From Thermoleophilum album:
ACACACGGCGCGGTCGTCTAGGGGAGCTCGGGTCGCTCGCAGGCGAGCTCGACCGCGGCGCGCACCGCTGCGGCTTTGGCCTCCGTCTCGTCGGCTTCGCGCTCGGGCACCGAGTCGGCCACCACACCAGCCCCCGCCTGCACGTAAATACGCCCGTCCTTGAACACGCCCGAGCGGATGCAGATGCAAGTGTCGAGATCGCCGTTGTACGACAAGTAGCCGATCGCGCCACCGTAGGGGCCGCGTCGCGTCGGTTCGAGCTCGTCGATGATCTGCATCGCGCGGATCTTGGGGGCGCCGGACAGCGTGCCGGCGGGAAGGACCGCGCGCAGCGCGTCGACGGCGCCGAGCCCGTCGCGCAAGCGCCCCGAAACCGTCGAGACGATGTGCATAACGTGCGAGAAGGTCTCGACCACCATCAGCTCGTCGACAGCGACGGTGCCGTACTCGCTCACACGGCCGAGGTCGTTGCGCGCGAGGTCGACGAGCATCACGTGTTCGGCCCGCTCCTTCTCGTCGGCGAGCAACTCGCGGGCGACGGCGAGATCGCCCTCGGCGGTACCGGCGCGCGGCCGGGTGCCGGCGATCGGGCGTTGCGACACCCGTCGTCCGTTGACGGTGACGAGCGGCTCCGGTGATGCGCCGGCCAGCTGGAAGTCGCCGAAATCGAAGAAGTACATGTAGGGGCTCGGGTTGACGCAGCGCAGGCCCCGGTAGACCGAGAAGGGGTCGACGGGACACACCGCCGACCACCTTTGGCTGGGCACGATCTGGTAGGCGTCGCCGGCCCGGATGTACTCCTGGCAGCGCTCGACCGCAGCGACGAAGCCCGCGCGCCCGACGTTCGACGTGAACTCGGGCACGGACACGCGCTTGCCGCCGGCGCGCGCGACTTCCGGCACCGGTGCAGCGAGCCGCTCGCGCACGCTAGCGATCGCTGCTGCCGCGGCGTCGTAGCCGGCGTCGGGGTCGCCGTCCACCCAGACGCTCGCGACTATCGTCGACTCGTGGCGGAGGTGATCGAACGCGACGAGAAGGTCGCAGACCATCAGCGCCAGCTCGGGAAGCCCGATGTCGTCTTCGGGACCGCTCCCGATCGCCGGCTCGACGCGGCGCGCGAGGTCGTAGCCGAAGATCCCGACCACCCCGCCGACGAACGGCGGCAACCCCTCGACCGCGGCCACCGAGCGCGCTCCGAGCAGGTGGGCGGCGACAGCGTAGGGATCGCCGAGCGCGTGCGGCGCACCGTCGACCGTCAGCGTGTCGCCGTCGAGCCGGGCGACGGCGCGAGGCCGAAAGCCGATGAACGAGTAGCGGCCGAGGCGCTGACCCTGCTCCGCGGACTCGAGCAGAAAAGACGGGCCCTCGCCGCGCAGCTTGAGATAGGCCGAGACTGGCGTGTCGAGGTCGCTAGTCAGCCGGTGCGCGACCGGCACCACCGCGTGGCGGGCGGCGAGCTCCCGGAACAGTTCGCGCGGGGGCCAGAGCGCGAGCGGTTCAGCGGCGACGGGCATTCAGCTCCTCGAAGGCGGCTCCCAGCGGCACGTTGCGCTGGGCCATCAGCACCGCAAGGTGGTAGAGGAGGTCAGCAGCTTCCTCGGCGAGCCTGCGCTCGCTCTCGCTGGCGGCGGCACGCACGACCTCTTCCGCTTCCTCGCTGACCTTGGCACGGGCGAGCTCGGGGTCGGCGAGCAGCTGCACCGTGTAAGAACCCTCCGCCCGCGAGCTCGCGCGCTCGGCGATGACGCGCTCGAGCGCCGGCAGCGCCTCGTGCGGCGCGGGCTGGCGACCGCCGCGGTGGAAACAGGTGCGCTTGCCGGTGTGACAGGTGGGACCGACCGGCTCGGCTAGCGCGAGCAAGGCGTCGCCGTCGCAGTCGAGGCGCAGATCGCGCAAACGCAGCACGTTGCCTGACGTTTCGCCCTTGCGCCAGAGGGCTTGACGCGAGCGCGACCAGAAGTGCACTTCGCCGCTCGCCAGCGTCCGCTCGAGCGCCTCGCGGTTCATGTAGGCGAGCATCAGCACCTCGCCGCTCGACCAGTCCTGGACGATGCACGGCACGAGCCCGCGCTCGTCGAACACGACGCTGTCGACGAGCGCGCTGTCGGCACGAGCGCTGTCGCCACCGCGAGTTGTCGCCGCCATCGCCGTGATTGTCGCAGTCAACCGATCCCGAGCCGCTCAACGAGGCTCTCGTCCTTGCGCCAGCGCTTGCGCACACGAACGCGCAAGTCGAGGTGCACCGTCGTGCCGGCCAGCAGCGACATCTCGCGGCGGGCCGCGCTCCCGATCGCCTTGATCATCCGACCGCCGCGCCCGATCAAGATGCCTTTCTGGCTCTCGGTCTCGCACCAGATGTCGGCGTGGACGACGAGCGAGCCGTCGTCGCGTTGTTCGATCTCCGACACCTCCACCTCGACAGCGTGCGGCACCTCTTCGCGCGTGCGCAAAAGCACCTGCTCGCGCACGAGCTCGGCGAAGGCGAGCTCGGGCGGGAGGTCGCTGCGCACCTCGGGCGGGTAGAGGAACGGGCCTTCCGGGAGCAGCGTGACGAGGTGGTCCCGCAACGCCGCGACGTTCTCGCCGGTCTTGGCGCTGACGGGAAAGATCTCGCCGGGCAGACCGAGCTTCTCGACCTCGAGCAACGCCAGCGCGGTCGTC
This genomic window contains:
- the hisIE gene encoding bifunctional phosphoribosyl-AMP cyclohydrolase/phosphoribosyl-ATP diphosphatase HisIE, producing MAATTRGGDSARADSALVDSVVFDERGLVPCIVQDWSSGEVLMLAYMNREALERTLASGEVHFWSRSRQALWRKGETSGNVLRLRDLRLDCDGDALLALAEPVGPTCHTGKRTCFHRGGRQPAPHEALPALERVIAERASSRAEGSYTVQLLADPELARAKVSEEAEEVVRAAASESERRLAEEAADLLYHLAVLMAQRNVPLGAAFEELNARRR
- the era gene encoding GTPase Era, coding for MAAEAGASARGGVEGATTRAGFVALVGRPNVGKSTLVNRLVETKVGIVSDKPQTTRRELRGVVTGDGWQMVLCDLPGFQRPRDILTERMQARVERSLADSDVVLFIVSAAEPIGAGDRFIAEAVRAAQKPTVAAVNKIDAVDRETTALALLEVEKLGLPGEIFPVSAKTGENVAALRDHLVTLLPEGPFLYPPEVRSDLPPELAFAELVREQVLLRTREEVPHAVEVEVSEIEQRDDGSLVVHADIWCETESQKGILIGRGGRMIKAIGSAARREMSLLAGTTVHLDLRVRVRKRWRKDESLVERLGIG
- the trpE gene encoding anthranilate synthase component I, translated to MPVAAEPLALWPPRELFRELAARHAVVPVAHRLTSDLDTPVSAYLKLRGEGPSFLLESAEQGQRLGRYSFIGFRPRAVARLDGDTLTVDGAPHALGDPYAVAAHLLGARSVAAVEGLPPFVGGVVGIFGYDLARRVEPAIGSGPEDDIGLPELALMVCDLLVAFDHLRHESTIVASVWVDGDPDAGYDAAAAAIASVRERLAAPVPEVARAGGKRVSVPEFTSNVGRAGFVAAVERCQEYIRAGDAYQIVPSQRWSAVCPVDPFSVYRGLRCVNPSPYMYFFDFGDFQLAGASPEPLVTVNGRRVSQRPIAGTRPRAGTAEGDLAVARELLADEKERAEHVMLVDLARNDLGRVSEYGTVAVDELMVVETFSHVMHIVSTVSGRLRDGLGAVDALRAVLPAGTLSGAPKIRAMQIIDELEPTRRGPYGGAIGYLSYNGDLDTCICIRSGVFKDGRIYVQAGAGVVADSVPEREADETEAKAAAVRAAVELACERPELP